In one Cryptococcus deuterogattii R265 chromosome 11, complete sequence genomic region, the following are encoded:
- a CDS encoding mRNA cap guanine-N7 methyltransferase (genome sequence mistake), which yields MVYDPIRDCDVPSPTPAVRRSSSLRGLLNDAPAPVPIHEDAESHRPTLSNILNDAPRHRSMLPPQQPIHPELARSPSMSLSPRSQNHSLPYAGSRPGSAAGSAHPFGHDPRQGTLSPVLSARHMSEDHPRPTSSSSASGRRYTEPVVHTPVAAGHFSSSAYRPRQTSTPGHPSSSYAPRFTPQPTTTPSSPATSQHTPYTPYHSAPSRTIPYIPHRQSAPSSVLRPIYPDEIARLRQLAHTNNPLRRKPARVPEHTPVPRRSLPSENDHSYFPPQATHHTQQHQQQQQWDDRRPSAPPSDISHRGPTPSSTPGAPHSSYSQYPPNWEAQTPGSNGNGNGNGNVNEDKSGRLGKRRARDEEEDGDDERNKKVVSGPVAGQVYSKKVAAVAEHYNARPEVGVERREFSPIIGLKKFNNWIKSVLIGKFAHRPRGKVLDVGCGKGGDLNKWKQARIGLYVGLDVADQSVQQAADRYRRMPRPGFDAFFYAHDCFSNPLSDVLSPELQIKDLYDNVTMQFCMHYAFENAAKARMMIENVSRYLRRGGSLSEQSLMLNYS from the exons ATGGTATACGATCCGATCCGGGACTGCGACGTCCCCTCCCCCACCCCCGCCGTACGCCGCTCCAGCAGCCTCCGAGGCCTCCTCAACGATGCCCCCGCCCCCGTCCCCATCCACGAGGACGCCGAGAGCCACAGGCCGACGCTCAGCAACATCCTCAACGACGCACCCCGCCATCGCAGCATGTTGCCCCCGCAGCAGCCCATACACCCAGAGCTCGCACGCTCACCGTCCATGAGCCTCTCGCCCAGAAGCCAGAACCACTCGCTGCCATATGCAGGCTCACGTCCAGGTTCGGCTGCCGGGTCAGCGCATCCATTCGGGCATGATCCCAGGCAGGGCACCCTGTCGCCAGTCTTGTCTGCGAGACACATGTCTGAAGATCACCCGAGACCGACGTCGTCGAGTTCTGCCAGTGGGCGCCGCTACACTGAGCCTGTTGTGCACACACCTGTCGCAGCAGGACATTTTAGTTCATCGGCGTATCGTCCTCGGCAGACATCTACGCCAGGCCACCCTTCGTCGTCTTATGCGCCCCGTTTCACGCCACAGCCTACCACCACACCGTCGTCGCCTGCCACATCGCAACACACGCCGTATACCCCTTACCATTCTGCGCCTTCTCGCACAATACCTTATATCCCTCATCGACAGTCTGCACCGTCATCTGTTCTTCGTCCAATCTACCCAGATGAAATCGCCCGTCTTCGTCAACTAGCGCACACTAACAATCCCCTTCGGCGAAAACCCGCAAGAGTTCCTGAACATACACCGGTCCCCAGGAGAAGCTTACCGAGCGAGAATGATCATTCGTATTTCCCTCCTCAGGCGACCCACCACACCCAGcaacaccagcagcagcagcagtggGACGATCGCCGACCTTCTGCTCCGCCATCTGACATCTCTCATCGAGGTCCTACGCCATCCAGCACCCCTGGTGCGCCACATTCAAGCTATAGCCAGTACCCGCCCAACTGGGAAGCTCAAACGCCCGGCAGTAACGGCAATGGCAATGGCAATGGCAATGTCAATGAGGACAAGTCTGGCCGGTTAGGtaaaagaagagcaagagacgaagaggaggacggtgatgatgagcggAATAAAAAAGTTGTATCAGGTCCCGTGGCAGGGCAAGTGTATAGCAAAAAAGTGGCTGCTGTCGCCGAGCACT ATAATGCGCGACCAGAAGTAGGCGTCGAGCGCCGTGAATTCTCTCCCATTATCGGTCTCAAAAAATTCAACAATTGGATCAAATCGGTGCTCATTGGGAAATTTGCACATAGACCTCGGGGAAAAGTTTTAGATGTAGggtgtggaaaaggaggggATTTGAACAAGTGGAAACAAGCTAGGATCGGGCTTTATGTCGGGCTCG ATGTGGCGGATCAGTCGGTACAGCAAGCGGCAGATAGGTACAGGCGGATGCCTAGACCTGGATTTGACGCATTCTTCTATGCTCATGATTGTTTCTCT AACCCACTGAGTGACGTCCTCAGCCCCGAACTTCAGATCAAAGACCTCTACGACAATGTCACCATGCAATTCTGCATGCATTATGCATTTGAGAATGCCgcaaaggcaaggatgatgattgaGAATGTATCGAGATATCTCCGCCGGGGAGGATCTTTATCGGAACAATCCCTAATGCTGAATTACTCTT AG